A single window of Candoia aspera isolate rCanAsp1 chromosome 3, rCanAsp1.hap2, whole genome shotgun sequence DNA harbors:
- the PPP1R3G gene encoding protein phosphatase 1 regulatory subunit 3G, producing MESRGSAVLSLGQLFAPFGEHQPKEEPASAPAWREDAEEAEAAANPAQHQQQRDCAVAAAQEKDEEALLEWRRRRGRSFSLPESPSLAAARFFPRRRIPGDSDGDENDEDDEAPSPTGGIRGCCTKCKKRVQFADSLGLCLASVKHYSAAEEPQVPHAVLSRLQSFPMRQRDFEEFTAALAELGGCAASPFSRPPPPPSQVALQLTPQSEGADEQVSAERLRRDRVCLEEAVGTALAGAPTDVRGVVRVLSCPGSKEVTVRYTFNEWLSFLDVPALPLPDGNPSDVSAPIERYQFALCLPPGLPDGTAVHFAICYRSQQGEYWDNNGGANYTLRDCSSEKPATSL from the coding sequence ATGGAGAGCCGCGGCTCCGCAGTCCTGAGTTTGGGGCAACTTTTTGCTCCCTTTGGGGAGCATCAGCCCAAGGAGGAGCCTGCCTCAGCCCCTGCATGGCGAGAAGACGCCGAGGAGGCGGAGGCGGCGGCCAACCCCGCGCAGCACCAGCAGCAGCGGGACTGCGCGGTCGCAGCCGCCCAGGAGAAGGACGAGGAGGCGCTGCTGGAGTGGCGCCGCCGCCGCGGGCGTTCCTTCTCGCTGCCCGAGAGCCCGTCTTTGGCAGCCGCGCGGTTCTTCCCGAGAAGGCGAATCCCGGGCGACAGCGACGGGGACGAGAATGACGAAGACGACGAGGCGCCGTCGCCGACGGGGGGCATCCGCGGCTGCTGCACCAAGTGCAAGAAGCGGGTGCAGTTCGCCGACTCGCTGGGCTTGTGCTTGGCCAGCGTGAAGCACTACAGCGCTGCCGAAGAGCCGCAGGTGCCTCATGCCGTGTTGTCCCGCTTGCAGAGCTTCCCCATGCGGCAGAGGGACTTCGAGGAGTTCACCGCCGCCCTGGCGGAGTTGGGGGGGTGCGCGGCCTCGCCTTTTtctcggccgccgccgccgccgtcccAGGTCGCGCTGCAGCTTACGCCCCAGTCTGAGGGGGCGGACGAGCAAGTCAGCGCCGAGCGGCTGCGGCGGGACCGAGTCTGCCTGGAGGAAGCGGTGGGGACGGCGCTGGCCGGGGCACCTACGGACGTGCGTGGCGTGGTGAGGGTGCTAAGTTGCCCCGGCTCCAAGGAGGTGACCGTGCGCTACACCTTTAACGagtggctttctttcctggacgTCCCCGCCCTGCCGCTCCCCGATGGGAACCCTTCGGATGTCTCCGCTCCGATCGAGCGTTACCAGTTCGCTCTCTGCCTTCCTCCTGGTTTGCCAGACGGGACGGCCGTGCATTTCGCTATCTGCTACCGAAGCCAACAAGGGGAGTATTGGGACAACAACGGCGGGGCCAACTATACCCTCCGCGATTGCAGCTCCGAGAAGCCCGCAACTTCCCTGTGA